One region of Malania oleifera isolate guangnan ecotype guangnan chromosome 6, ASM2987363v1, whole genome shotgun sequence genomic DNA includes:
- the LOC131157780 gene encoding secreted RxLR effector protein 161-like — protein MRKYGNRQSNSDYTLFLKHRQRKVTTLIVYVDDMIITGDDADEISRLQEQLSTEFEMKNLGGLKYFVGIENHRLGEYSNQVPIDKVRYQRLVGKIIYLSRTRPDIAYAVSVVSQFMHNPSEDHMGAVIRILRCLKSSPGRGLMFSKNAHLKIEGYTDADWARNILDRKSTSGYFTFIGGNLVTWRSKKQKVVALSRAEVEFRGMAKGLCELLWRRGWFSS, from the exons ATGAGGAAGTATGGCAATCGCCAAAGTAACTCTGACTATACTCTCTTCCTAAAACACCGACAAAGGAAGGTGACAACATTAAtagtctatgtggatgatatgataaTTACGGGGGATGATGCTGATGAGATCTCGAGGCTACAAGAACAATTGTctactgaatttgaaatgaaaaacttgGGAGGGCTTAAGTATTTTGTGGGAATAGAG AACCATAGGCTTGGAGAATATTCAAACCAGGTGCCAATCGATAAGGTGAGGTATCAAAGACTAGTGGGGAAGATCATTTACTTATCTCGCACTCGTCCAGACATTGCTTACGccgtaagtgtggtaagccaattTATGCATAATCCGAGTGAAGACCATATGGGTGCTGTAATTCGAATTCTCCGCTGTCTAAAGTCATCACCAGGAAGAGGACTAATGTTCTCCAAGAATGCTCATCTGAAGATTGAAGGGTACACGGATGCGGACTGGGCTAGGAATATCTTGGATAGAAAGTCTACTTCAGGCTACTTTACATTTATTGGAGGAAACTTAGTTACATGGAGGAGTAAAAAGCAGAAGGTGGTAGCGTTATCCAGGGCTGAAGTTGAGTTCCGAGGCATGGCGAAAGGATTATGTGAGCTTCTTTGGCGTAGAGGTTGGTTTTCCTCCTGA